A window of the Gossypium arboreum isolate Shixiya-1 chromosome 2, ASM2569848v2, whole genome shotgun sequence genome harbors these coding sequences:
- the LOC108467006 gene encoding probable cellulose synthase A catalytic subunit 8 [UDP-forming]: MDATADSVAKSGKIGGQVCQICSDNVGSNADGESFLACHICAFPVCRPCYEYERKDGTQSCPQCKTKYKRHKGSPAIGGEEVEDAVANNVANNSNQTSRTQGEGYKKAERTLSWDTNYSRVSDMAPPIYDKEVPLNHIPFLTNGSSVSGELSAASPSRTSMASPESGIRGKGNIRLVDPAREFGSLGFGNVAWKERIDGWKIKPEKNAVPMSVSNAPSEGRGGGDFDASTDVVMDDSILNDEARQPLSRKVSIPSSRINPYRMVIVLRLVILSIFLHYRITNPVPNAYALWLISVICEIWFAVSWILDQFPKWLPVNRETYLDRLALRYDREGEPSQLAAVDIFVSTVDPLKEPPLVTANTVLSILAVDYPVDKVSCYVSDDGAAMLTFEALSETSEFARKWVPFCKKYSIEPRAPEWYFALKIDYLKDKVQPDFVKERRAMKREYEEFKVRINGLVAKAQKVPDEGWIMQDGTPWPGNNTRDHPGMIQVFLGHSGGLDSDGNELPQLVYVSREKRPGFQHHKKAGAMNALVRVSAVLTNGPFLLNLDCDHYINNSKALREAMCFLMDPNLGKSVCYVQFPQRFDGIDKNDRYANRNTVFFDINLRGLDGIQGPVYVGTGCVFNRTALYGYEPPLKLKHKKRGLFSSCFSGSQKKSSKSSKKDSSNKKSGKHVNSTVPIYNLEDIEGVEGAGFDDENSHLMSQMTLEKRFGQSAVFVSSTLMENGGVPQSATPESLLKEAIHVISCGYEDKTDWGSEIGWIYGSVTEDILTGFKMHARGWRSIYCMPLRPAFKGSAPINLSDRLNQVLRWALGSVEILFSRHCPIWYGYSGRLKWLERFAYVNTTIYPITAIPLLAYCTLPAVCLLTGKFIIPQISNIASIWFISLFLSIFATGILEMRWSGVGIDEWWRNEQFWVIGGVSAHLFAVFQGLLKVLAGIDTNFTVTSKASDEDGDFAELYMFKWTTLLIPPTTLLIINLVGVVAGVSYAINSGYQSWGPLFGKLFFAFWVIIHLYPFLKGLMGRQNRMPTIVVVWAILLASIFSLLWVRIDPFTTKVTGPDVEQCGINC; the protein is encoded by the exons ATGGATGCAACAGCAGATTCAGTG GCGAAATCTGGTAAAATTGGAGGACAAGTTTGCCAGATCTGCAGTGATAATGTTGGCTCAAATGCTGATGGTGAATCCTTTCTTGCTTGCCATATTTGTGCATTTCCTGTTTGCCGTCCATGTTATGAATACGAGCGAAAAGATGGTACCCAGTCTTGTCCTCAATGCAAGACCAAGTACAAGAGGCATAAAG GAAGCCCTGCTATTGGTGGGGAAGAAGTAGAAGATGCTGTTGCCAATAATGTAGCAAATAATTCAAATCAAACATCACGTACCCAAGGTGAGGGGTATAAGAAGGCAGAGCGAACACTGAGTTGGGATACGAATTATAGCCGAGTGTCAGACATGGCACCCCCCATCTACGACAAAGAAGTTCCTCTTAATCATATTCCTTTTCTCACCAATGGCAGCTCG GTTTCTGGGGAGCTGTCTGCTGCATCTCCTTCAAGAACCTCAATGGCCTCTCCTGAAAGTGGGATCAGGGGAAAGG GTAATATTAGGTTGGTTGATCCAGCAAGAGAGTTTGGGTCATTAGGGTTTGGCAATGTAGCCTGGAAGGAGAGGATTGATGGTTGGAAGATAAAGCCAGAGAAGAATGCAGTTCCGATGAGTGTTAGTAATGCCCCTTCTGAAGGCAGGGGAGGTGGGGATTTTGATGCCAGCACTGATGTAGTTATGGATGACTCTATACT AAATGATGAAGCCCGCCAGCCTCTATCGAGGAAAGTCTCAATTCCTTCCTCTAGAATTAACCCTTATAGGATGGTCATTGTCCTGCGGCTTGTTATTCTCAGCATTTTCCTGCATTATCGTATAACAAATCCAGTTCCCAATGCCTATGCGTTGTGGTTGATATCTGTGATTTGTGAGATATGGTTTGCAGTATCATGGATATTGGATCAGTTCCCTAAATGGCTTCCTGTGAACCGTGAAACATATCTTGACAGGCTGGCCTTGAG ATATGACCGAGAAGGAGAACCATCCCAGTTGGCTGCTGTTGACATTTTTGTCAGTACTGTTGATCCTTTAAAGGAACCGCCACTTGTCACAGCCAATACCGTTCTATCCATACTTGCAGTTGACTACCCAGTCGATAAAGTTTCATGCTATGTTTCAGATGATGGAGCTGCTATGTTAACATTTGAAGCTCTATCTGAAACGTCAGAGTTTGCCAGAAAATGGGTTCCTTTCTGCAAGAAATACAGCATTGAACCACGAGCTCCAGAATGGTACTTTGCCCTAAAGATCGATTACCTAAAAGATAAGGTTCAACCTGATTTTGTCAAGGAACGGAGAGCTATGAAG AGAGAATATGAAGAGTTTAAAGTTCGCATTAATGGACTTGTTGCTAAAGCACAAAAAGTTCCTGATGAAGGATGGATCATGCAAGATGGCACTCCTTGGCCAGGAAATAACACAAGGGATCATCCAGGAATGATCCAG GTTTTCTTAGGTCATAGTGGAGGACTCGATTCTGATGGTAATGAGCTTCCACAATTAGTTTACGTGTCTCGTGAGAAACGTCCTGGATTTCAGCATCACAAAAAGGCTGGTGCTATGAATGCACTT GTGCGCGTTTCGGCAGTTCTCACCAATGGACCATTCTTGTTGAATCTTGATTGTGATCATTACATAAACAACAGCAAGGCATTGAGAGAAGCTATGTGTTTCTTGATGGATCCCAATCTTGGAAAGTCAGTTTGTTACGTTCAGTTTCCCCAAAGATTTGATGGAATAGATAAAAATGATCGTTATGCCAACCGTAACACTGTTTTCTTCGAT ATAAATTTAAGAGGCTTGGATGGAATTCAAGGCCCTGTCTATGTGGGTACGGGGTGTGTCTTCAACAGAACAGCTCTGTATGGTTATGAACCTCCTCTCAAGCTCAAGCATAAAAAACGAGGGCTGTTTTCTTCATGCTTTAGTGGATCGCAAAAGAAGAGTTCCAAGTCAAGTAAAAAGGACTCTAGCAATAAGAAATCAGGAAAGCATGTGAATTCAACTGTGCCAATATATAATCTAGAAGATATAGAAGGGGTAGAAG GTGCTGGATTCGATGATGAGAACTCACATCTTATGTCACAGATGACCCTAGAAAAAAGGTTCGGTCAATCAGCAGTTTTTGTTTCTTCAACACTTATGGAAAATGGTGGTGTTCCGCAGTCTGCAACTCCAGAATCCCTCCTTAAAGAAGCTATTCATGTCATTAGCTGTGGATATGAGGACAAAACTGATTGGGGAAGCGAG ATAGGATGGATCTATGGTTCAGTTACAGAAGATATTCTTACAGGATTTAAGATGCATGCTCGTGGCTGGAGATCAATCTATTGCATGCCACTGCGCCCTGCCTTTAAAGGATCTGCTCCGATTAACCTTTCAGATCGTTTGAATCAAGTGCTTCGATGGGCTTTAGGTTCAGTTGAAATTCTATTCAGTCGCCATTGCCCGATATGGTATGGGTATAGTGGAAGGTTGAAATGGCTTGAGAGGTTTGCTTATGTTAACACCACAATATACCCAATTACAGCCATTCCCCTTCTAGCCTACTGCACATTGCCTGCAGTCTGTCTGCTGACTGGAAAATTTATTATTCCACAG ATCAGTAACATTGCAAGTATCTGGTTCATATCTCTctttctttccatctttgccACTGGTATATTGGAGATGAGGTGGAGTGGGGTAGGGATCGATGAATGGTGGAGAAATGAACAGTTTTGGGTTATTGGAGGTGTATCCGCCCACCTGTTTGCTGTGTTCCAGGGTCTTCTAAAAGTCCTTGCTGGCATTGATACCAATTTTACTGTCACTTCAAAAGCATCTGATGAAGATGGGGATTTCGCAGAACTCTATATGTTCAAGTGGACTACCCTACTCATTCCTCCAACTACTCTCCTCATAATTAATCTCGTCGGAGTGGTTGCTGGAGTCTCCTATGCTATCAACAGCGGTTATCAATCTTGGGGCCCTCTCTTTGGAAAACTGTTCTTTGCATTTTGGGTGATCATTCATTTGTATCCATTCCTTAAGGGTCTAATGGGACGGCAAAATCGAATGCCAACCATTGTTGTTGTGTGGGCTATTCTCCTTGCATCCATCTTCTCACTTTTATGGGTTCGGATTGATCCGTTTACTACCAAGGTGACTGGACCGGATGTCGAACAGTGTGGAATAAACTGCTAA